From Bacillus horti, one genomic window encodes:
- a CDS encoding YqhG family protein: protein MNQQQLYNYVEAFLHSMDCQIINQDQTYLTTQLTPEVDKQIMNRPYYWMFVERTGATPQPAQLTFVFDNDHVPDEVRGELLKFGCWRLHQIFDSAKQNGQFIRLYEEVSKANLTQGLMPWLLINYKISFISDQKKDIFYPLGFNLVTGQMMTEFEGVLGQYRLTPKIPDYHFTFRPIFSLASSIQHIEKHIQEFLHHQDTTWATQANQRLDEEIDLIKSFYFPNSRNLKQQPTDFFGKLKQNKRPDQLETEKEEEYSREALLNKRLAEVEQYRPRIEVNPINVGLVYLQTDPQTKIRLN, encoded by the coding sequence ATGAATCAGCAACAATTATACAACTATGTAGAAGCTTTCTTACACAGTATGGATTGTCAAATCATTAATCAAGACCAAACCTATCTAACCACTCAGCTAACTCCTGAGGTGGACAAACAGATCATGAATCGTCCTTATTACTGGATGTTTGTAGAACGTACAGGGGCTACACCACAGCCTGCACAGCTCACCTTTGTTTTTGATAATGATCACGTACCTGATGAGGTAAGAGGAGAGCTCCTTAAGTTTGGCTGCTGGAGACTCCACCAAATATTCGACTCAGCTAAGCAAAACGGACAATTCATTCGGCTCTATGAAGAAGTTTCGAAAGCTAATTTAACACAAGGCTTGATGCCTTGGCTACTTATTAATTATAAAATATCCTTTATCAGTGATCAAAAAAAGGATATTTTTTATCCACTAGGATTTAATCTTGTTACTGGACAGATGATGACAGAATTTGAAGGAGTGCTAGGTCAATACCGCTTAACGCCAAAAATACCTGATTATCACTTTACCTTCCGGCCGATATTTTCTTTGGCTTCTTCTATTCAGCATATTGAGAAGCATATTCAGGAATTTCTTCATCATCAGGATACCACTTGGGCTACCCAAGCAAATCAGCGACTTGATGAGGAGATTGACTTAATAAAATCCTTCTATTTTCCTAACTCAAGGAACTTGAAACAACAGCCAACTGATTTCTTTGGAAAACTAAAACAAAACAAACGTCCTGATCAGCTAGAAACAGAAAAAGAAGAGGAATATTCAAGAGAGGCACTTTTGAATAAAAGACTAGCAGAAGTAGAGCAATATCGACCAAGAATAGAGGTTAACCCGATAAATGTCGGACTAGTCTACTTACAAACAGATCCACAGACTAAAATTCGATTGAACTAG